GACAGGGATCGGGGATTGTTTTGGGTGATGGATGAAGCGGCAGCGCTAGTCGTGCGGCTTTTAGATCCACAACCGGGGGAGCGGATCCTAGATGTGTGTGCGGGGGGTGGGGGCAAGGCGACCCTGGCCGCCATGTTGATGGAGGATCGAGGAAACATCGCAGCCCTTGATGTAAGTGCCCGGGCCCTGCGGCGACTGGAGGATGCGTGCCGGCGGCTGGGCGTTACGATCGTCAGTCCGGGGAAGCGAGATGCCCGGGAGGCCGCGAGGCAATTTCGCGGTTGGGCGGATCGGGTCTTGGTTGATGCCCCGTGTACGGGGTTGGGGACGGTGCGGCGGCGTCCGGAGATCCGGTGGCTCCGCGAGCCGGCCGATATCACCCGACTAGCCGACCTGCAGGGGGCAATCCTGGACGGGGCGGCGGACTGCGTCCGCCCGGGCGGGAGCTTGGTTTATGCGGTGTGCAGTTGCGAGTCAGAGGAGGGGGAGGAGGTCATTGCGAGGTTCCTCGGCCGGCACCGGAAGTTTTCACAGGAAGACAGCACACCCGCGTTTTTTCAGAATGGCAGAACCGCTCTCCTGACCGGAGGGTGTCTTATCACCTGGCCTCACCGGCATGATACTGATGGGTTCTTTGCTGCCCGACTCCGACGGGACTGAAGGATTTGGATTTATGAAGTGGCTGAAGAGGACGCTGAAGGTCATCGGAATTGGGGTCGGTCTTGTGCTGCTGTCCGTCCTCTCCGGTTACATTACCATGAACATTTTCCTGGAGCGGGACAGGATCGATGTTCCGGTCGTTATTGGGTTGGAGCTGAAGGAAGCAGCCCGCCAGCTGAGAGAGGTGGGGCTTCAGCCGCGGATGGCCGGTGAGGAGTACCACGCTGCCTTCCAGAAAGGAACGGTGATCCGTCAGAGTCCGTCGGGTGGATCCCGCATCCTGAAGAATAAACAGATCCGTCTCACCATCAGTAAGGGGAGCGGCGAGACGTTAATCCCGGACCTGGTGGGTCGGCCCCTCGCTCGCGTCCAGCGGTTGTTGGCGGAGGAGGGCTTGGTGCCTGCCAACATTGGCCGCGTGCATGCTTCGTTGCCTGCAGGCGTGGTGATCGCGCAGGATCCCCCTGCGGGCTTCCCCGCCCGACGAGGGAGTGCCGTAAGCCTGTTGATCAGTCTGGGGGAATCAGAACGGTTCTTTGTGATGCCCGATCTCGTCGGGCAACGGGAGGAAGAGGCTATCGCGATCCTGAGGGAGATGGGCCTTGAACCGAAGGTGACCTATGAAATCTTCCCCGATCTGGCCCAACGGGTGGTGCTTCAAGATCCCTCCTTTGGGGCCCGGATCAAGGAGAAAGAGCAGGTGACACTCGTGGTTGGCCAATAGACGTTCACCGTTCTCCGTCGACCGATGACTGCAGAATCTGAAAACGGAACACTGACAAGAAATGGCCGGGATTGACTGTCATCGGTAATCGGTCCTCGGTCATCGGAAGTCGGTCGTCGCCCAGCGTTGGAGGCGGTTATGGTCAAGATTGCACCAGCAGTCCTCATGGTAGATTATGGCCGTCTGGCCGAGGAGATCCTCGCCGTGGAGAAGGAGGCCGACCTGTTCCAATTCGACGTCATGGACGGCCACTTTGTCCCCGCGATCAGCTATGGGGCGAGCCTCATTCGGTCGCTGCGCCCACGGACGACGGTTCCCTTTGATGTCCACTTGATGGTGCAGTACCCGGAGCGGTACATCACCGACTTTGCCAAGGCCGGGAGCGACTACCTGACCGTCCACGCCGAGGTCTGTCCGCATCTGGACCGAACCATTCGGCAGATCAAGGAGGCGGGGGTAAAGGCCGGGGTGGCTCTGAATCCCTCCACCCCGCTCGAGGCCGTCGATCCTGTGATCCGGGAAGTGGACCTGATTCTCCTGATGTCGGTCAATCCCGGATTCGGGGGTCAGGCCTTTATCGCCGAAGTAGAGCAGAAGGTCGAGCAGATGCGGCGACGTCTGGACACGCTGCAGATCCGCTGCGAGCTCGAGGTGGATGGGGGGATCAATGTGGAAAACTGCGCCCGGATCGCCAAGGCTGGGGCCTCGATCCTGGTCGTCGGCTCGGCTGTGTTTCAGAGTCCCGATCCGGCCGCGACGGTCCGGGAGATGAAGCGCATGGCAAATCCGCTACCCTGAGAGGAGAAGGGGGAGGATACGGCGGAGTAATGCTAAGGGGCGAGCGCGGGACAGTGGTGAAGCGAACACTATTCAGCCTCCCTGTGTGTTTCTTGCTGCTGGCAGGGCCCCTGACATGGGCAGGAACGCTGGAGGTCGATCTCCCCGAGCGCCGACTCTCGCAAGGGGATCTTCATGGCCTGAGCGTCACAGCCCCGGAGCCGCTCACCTGGCTTCACGCTCGCTTCCGCGGGCTCAGCCTGCCCGTGCGCGCCGAGAAAGGGAAGTATACGGTCCTGCTAGCGGTGGATCTCGAAACCGCACCCGGCACGTATCCATTAGAGTTCGAGGCCCAGGGGACATCAGGTAGTCGGTACCGCGAAAGCGTTCGGATCACCGTGGCGGATGGCCGCTTTCCCGTGCAGCGACTCACGCTCCCTAAAGGGATGGTGGACCTCGATGCGAAGACCCTCGATCGTGTCCGCCGCGATCAGAAAGCGATAGCAGGGATCTGGAAGAAGTGGCAGGCGGGCCCGTACTGGTGGCAGGCGTTTGTTCCTCCCCTTGAAGGAACGCCTGATGTGACGAGCGAATTTGGGCTTCGGCGAATCCTCAACGGTCGACCGAGGAATCCCCACAGCGGTGTTGATTTCCGGGCCTCGCTCGGGACACCGGTACGGGCCAGTAACGGGGGATTGGTGGTCTACACGGGTGAGCTGTTCTTCAATGGCAAGTCAGTGATCCTGCATCATGGCGGTGGCCTGTTCACGATGTACTTTCACCTACAGGGATATCGGGTAGAGACCGGCCAAGAGGTCGCCAAAGGCGAAGTCCTCGGATGGGTCGGGGCAACCGGTCGAGCCACCGGCCCCCATCTCCACTGGGGCGCAAACCTTCGGGGGGTGCGCTTTGATCCCCGAGGGCTGCTCATGCTCTCTCTCCCCTAAGGATTGATGCAACTCAGGATCCTGTGCGCCCTCCTGTCCGTGTGCCTCCTCTGGGGCGGCGTGGCCGTCGGAATCAAGGTCGGGCTGTGGGATGCCCCAGTTTTCGGCTTTGTCGCCGCCCGACTCTGGCTCGGGGGGCTCGGGCTCTGGCTCTGGGCCAGGTGGCGCGGGGCCTCACTCAACATTCCGGTGGCCTGCATTCCCCAGCTCCTCTAATGATCTTTCCCCCCCCCATTTCCCAAGGTTCGGGGTAAGCATGGGTAGGACATGTGGCAGTGGCGGGCGGATCGGGGAAGGACCTATTCCTGAATAATGAAGATAGGGGTAATCTTCTCGCGCGGATCAGGGGAAGATGCAAGGTTTAAGAACGGGTCGCCTCAACGATCTGGGCTGAGGCGTCCCGGATGTGGAGTTCGTAATCTTTCCCTGGGTGTTCGCTTACATCTACGACGATGAGGTCGATCGTCAAAACAGTCCTCTTCCCTGAGACGATGCGAAAAGGATAAGCGACGGGGTCGTCAAAGACCTTCATGTGTGGCCTCCGTCCATTCTTCAGGACCCCCTGTACCCCTTCGAGGTCGAACCTGATCCATCGATACCGCGCGGCCGGAGCATCTTCCGTGAGGAGAACGGCATATTTCCCGCCGACGAGCTGTGTCAGGTCGACGTTCCTCCTTGAGGGCGCAAAAAGCAACCACGCGCTCGCCTGGGGCCGCAGCGCGCCCTGGATCCCGATCTGAGATATGTCAAACTCCAGGCGGCGAAAGTCCGCGATGGCCTCACGGTGGTCCTTTACCCTGACCTCGAGCTGCCCACGATCCGAGGCATGCTGGGTCTCGGCACTGCAAGCGACTGCTCCGCCGAACAGCAAGACAGCCACCAGTCCCCATAAGAGAGGTCCGAGTCCCAATCGCTTTCCATTTCGCCGCCTACCCTTTTCTACCGCGCAGCTCATAGCTCCTCCCCGACTGGTATCCAGCATTGCCAGTCGGAGTGACCCTCACCATCACTGCTTCTGGCCATGTCCGGTCGTCTGCTTCGTCTCATGTTTCATCCGCCCCGGAGGCTCTTGAGGTACGTCGCGAGGTCAATCCATTGCTTAATGGTCAGGGTATCGTTATAGTCGGGCATGATGGAGAGGCCATCCTTGCCCAGATATCCGGGTTCGTCGGTGAGGATCATCGCATTGGGATTGAGAACCGCTTCGGCGAAGTAGTCTCTGGGGTGATGGGCTCCCATGCCGGTCAAGTCAGGCCCGGGTTTCCTCTCTTCTGGCCTCACCTCTGGGAATTTCTCTCCGGCAATCCGGTGGCAGGTGTAGCACTCCATCCCGATATAGACTTTTCGTCCCGCATCTGCATCCCCCTCTGGGATGTTGAACTTCCACCCCTTGGGAACGCCGCCCGCCTGGTGCAGGTCCTCCATTGTGATTCGAATGGGGGCGACGGGTGTTTCCTCCTGGGCCATGGGCGACTGCTTATGCTGGTGGCCTCCGGCGGCGTAGGCAATTTGTGGTTGATTGCTCCAGATGAGCAGGGCCAGTGTCATCAAAGTCAAGCCTCTTGGAATTCTGGGCATTCCTTTTCCTCCTCGGGCCAATTCAACCATTCTTGTTGGTGTGCAGCAACTACCGGGCATCCTGGGTTGGTTATACGAGTACCAGCGGGTTTGTTGTCTGTGTAGTATCGCTGGGGGAAAGCCTGTTTCGCATCGGCAGAGTGAAGGGGAAGGACCACTTCCGAAAGAGGAATAGAAAGAGGAATAATCCTTCTGCCGGGAATAGCATTGGAGATTCTCTGCCGGCGATGTAGAAATCAGGCAGGAAGGTTCACTGGTGGGGCCCGACTCCTGTAGACTTGGGGGGCAAATCGTTCGAAGAGAATGAGATCGAAGGTCGGCAGTGCATCGATAAGGAGCAGGGGGGTAGGCAAGGGAAGGATGTTTGGCAGATCCCCGTTCGTCTGTGTTGTTACGGTAGAGACCAGGCATCCCTGGGAATCACCGTCGTGCAGCCCGTGGTGCACGGTGTGAGGCGCGGCGGTGACGACGAAAAAGAGAAACTGGCCAATGGCCACTAGGAAGAGCCAGCGCTTCTTAGACATGGTATCGCCTCGGAAAAAGTGCGATGACGATAGCAAAGGGGGAGGGGGGTGTCAAGGAGGCCTCAAGACACGTCCTCTGCGAGTCAGTGCGCTTATCGTGCTGGCCAGCTTTTTGCTGATGACTAGTGGTGTCGTGATGGTCTCAGGATGGGAAGAGGGGCTGCGAATCCCTGACTACAGTCGGTGGCAGCTTGAGGAGGAGGCAACGACCTACCGGCCGGGAACCGATCTCCAGTTCTACACCCTGGAGCTCAAGAGCTACACCAATCTCCAACATCCGACAGATAGAGTGGTGGAGCTGCGCTGGAATCATGTCCTGTACGTCCTCTACTATTACAGCTTCGAGGAGGAGGCGGCTCGGTGGGACATCTATATGGACGCCGGCTTTGCCGATGCCCCCTGTGGGTTCTTCGACCCAAAGGGCAAGGCCACCGGGCGC
This DNA window, taken from Candidatus Methylomirabilota bacterium, encodes the following:
- a CDS encoding PASTA domain-containing protein; translated protein: MKWLKRTLKVIGIGVGLVLLSVLSGYITMNIFLERDRIDVPVVIGLELKEAARQLREVGLQPRMAGEEYHAAFQKGTVIRQSPSGGSRILKNKQIRLTISKGSGETLIPDLVGRPLARVQRLLAEEGLVPANIGRVHASLPAGVVIAQDPPAGFPARRGSAVSLLISLGESERFFVMPDLVGQREEEAIAILREMGLEPKVTYEIFPDLAQRVVLQDPSFGARIKEKEQVTLVVGQ
- the rpe gene encoding ribulose-phosphate 3-epimerase, encoding MVKIAPAVLMVDYGRLAEEILAVEKEADLFQFDVMDGHFVPAISYGASLIRSLRPRTTVPFDVHLMVQYPERYITDFAKAGSDYLTVHAEVCPHLDRTIRQIKEAGVKAGVALNPSTPLEAVDPVIREVDLILLMSVNPGFGGQAFIAEVEQKVEQMRRRLDTLQIRCELEVDGGINVENCARIAKAGASILVVGSAVFQSPDPAATVREMKRMANPLP
- a CDS encoding M23 family metallopeptidase encodes the protein MLRGERGTVVKRTLFSLPVCFLLLAGPLTWAGTLEVDLPERRLSQGDLHGLSVTAPEPLTWLHARFRGLSLPVRAEKGKYTVLLAVDLETAPGTYPLEFEAQGTSGSRYRESVRITVADGRFPVQRLTLPKGMVDLDAKTLDRVRRDQKAIAGIWKKWQAGPYWWQAFVPPLEGTPDVTSEFGLRRILNGRPRNPHSGVDFRASLGTPVRASNGGLVVYTGELFFNGKSVILHHGGGLFTMYFHLQGYRVETGQEVAKGEVLGWVGATGRATGPHLHWGANLRGVRFDPRGLLMLSLP
- a CDS encoding DUF4382 domain-containing protein produces the protein MSCAVEKGRRRNGKRLGLGPLLWGLVAVLLFGGAVACSAETQHASDRGQLEVRVKDHREAIADFRRLEFDISQIGIQGALRPQASAWLLFAPSRRNVDLTQLVGGKYAVLLTEDAPAARYRWIRFDLEGVQGVLKNGRRPHMKVFDDPVAYPFRIVSGKRTVLTIDLIVVDVSEHPGKDYELHIRDASAQIVEATRS
- a CDS encoding c-type cytochrome; this encodes MPRIPRGLTLMTLALLIWSNQPQIAYAAGGHQHKQSPMAQEETPVAPIRITMEDLHQAGGVPKGWKFNIPEGDADAGRKVYIGMECYTCHRIAGEKFPEVRPEERKPGPDLTGMGAHHPRDYFAEAVLNPNAMILTDEPGYLGKDGLSIMPDYNDTLTIKQWIDLATYLKSLRGG